A single region of the Sorghum bicolor cultivar BTx623 chromosome 7, Sorghum_bicolor_NCBIv3, whole genome shotgun sequence genome encodes:
- the LOC110437182 gene encoding uncharacterized protein LOC110437182, whose product MSGTPRRDLGPPPAYSTPPTSETKMQVEHLLATLEKEGVQIDDKITSIIVDEIAKIKAEASREASNESNRGGMTLWSAVVTCFGLTLFTVVSVSAGYDMGVKWFENAFREEFARRTKRVKK is encoded by the exons ATGTCTGGGACTCCTcggcgggatctgggcccgccGCCGGCGTACTCTACGCCTCCCACCTCTGAG ACGAAGATGCAGGTTGAACATCTGTTGGCGACTTTAGAAAAAGAGGGAGTGCAGATAGATGACAAGATAACTAGTATCATTGTTGATGAGATAGCTAAAATCAAAGCTGAAGCTTCGAG GGAGGCAAGCAATGAGTCAAACAGAGGGGGAATGACGTTGTGGTCTGCTGTTGTAACTTGTTTTGGCCTCACACTTTTCACCGTTGTATCTGTTTCTGCTGGTTACGATATGGGAGTAAAATGGTTTGAGAATGCCTTCCGTGAAGAATTTGCCAGGAGAACAAAACGTGTAAAGAAGTAG